CCAGTAGTGGCCGGCCGGCGTGCTCGTCGCGGGCGCGGCGCAGCAACGGCAGGCCGGCGTCGATGACCTTCAGCGCGCCGTGCAGGTTGACCTCCAGCACGCGCTCGATCAGCGCCAGGTCGAAGTGGCGAGCGTCGAGATATTCGCAGGTACCCGCGTCGTGGAGCAGCAGGTCGAGGCCGGCGAAGGCCGTGTCGATGCGGCGGGCGGCCTCGGCGACCGAGCCGTGGTCGGTGATGTCGCAGGGCACGACCAGTGCGTCGGGGTAGCCGCTGGCCAGTCGCTCGAGCGGCTCGCGACGCCGCGCGCTGAGCGCCACGCGGTGGCCCTGCGCGAGCAGTCGCCGGGCCAGCGCCAGGCCGATGCCCGAGCTGGCGCCGGTCAGCCAGATGCGCCGCTGTCCGCTCAATACTGTCATCTCGATCCTCCTCATCAGCGGGGCGCTCGACGAGCGAGCTGCGGTTCAGGCCAGGCGCCGCTTGAGCCAGCGAATAGCCGTACCGAACAATGGCAGGTGCTCATAGAGCAGGGCGCCGGCATCGAAGTAGTCGTGGTGTTCGCAGACCCGATCGCCCCGGAAGCGCAATCGCGAACAGCCCTCTACCGCTACCTTACGGCCGCTGGCCAGCTTTGGATGCACCAGGGTCAAGGTCCAGCAGACGAACGCCTGATCGGCGTGTCGCTGACGCTGGGTAAAC
The genomic region above belongs to Halomonas zincidurans B6 and contains:
- a CDS encoding SDR family NAD(P)-dependent oxidoreductase, whose protein sequence is MTVLSGQRRIWLTGASSGIGLALARRLLAQGHRVALSARRREPLERLASGYPDALVVPCDITDHGSVAEAARRIDTAFAGLDLLLHDAGTCEYLDARHFDLALIERVLEVNLHGALKVIDAGLPLLRRARDEHAGRPLLAAVSSAAAYLPLPRAEAYGASKAALSHFLESLRIDLADEAIDVSVIHPGFVETPLTARNDFAMPLRLDADSAVDAILEGLERRDLDVHFPRRFTYLIKLLGSLPPGLRLRLGRRIAGRKRRTQAGA
- a CDS encoding nuclear transport factor 2 family protein yields the protein MVIDPPLEAFCTFYKKLDKSCTKNLPEIYTEDIRFIDPFQRIDGLAALTGYFDALYARLEYIHFEFTQRQRHADQAFVCWTLTLVHPKLASGRKVAVEGCSRLRFRGDRVCEHHDYFDAGALLYEHLPLFGTAIRWLKRRLA